A region from the Lentisphaera profundi genome encodes:
- a CDS encoding sialate O-acetylesterase, whose product MKTLLLSFLLMASSALNAEVILPKIINSHMILQRGVEAPIWGWADQGEEVKVSFAGQTKKAMPDKKGKWMIKLNPLKASSEAREMIIEGNNKITLSDVLVGEVWLASGQSNMEWDFMRVDKAEREYAMKHADNKLLRAFHVNEHVTSGAPLDDTAGLWKTSNDMVGEKGIKLGLQKGISAVGFCFALKLQQELGVPVAFIDSNWGGRRIESFIPDEGYEALDLKYRKGGELKAADVKDKIEKKLSSLLVILEDVKQGKEIDGKVLSSMGIRQKKGQKVNAQVIEKKIEDLQNNLSPALEAAKQGLVIPVNLHRFLGVADNDIYNAMISPLTPFAIKGAIWYQGESNRTSKDYFQKLQALSIGWSKVFNVKDIPLHLVQIAPFQYDRKNPKNTTLCDNIWTAQYEGAQEIAGMTVVPIHDTNIPINNIHPPHKLPLGNRLALRALKEQYGKNIVASGPNFAGVKLKGSSLVVSFEGIDQGLSTKDGKAPSHFEVSADGKTFVAAEAKIDGSSVIVSSDELLTPKYVRMGWYETALPNLQDKNGWPVFAFSAKEITK is encoded by the coding sequence ATGAAAACACTTTTACTCTCATTTTTACTCATGGCTTCATCCGCACTAAACGCAGAAGTTATTTTACCAAAAATTATTAATAGCCACATGATTTTACAGCGCGGTGTCGAGGCTCCTATCTGGGGCTGGGCCGATCAGGGAGAAGAGGTGAAGGTGAGCTTTGCCGGGCAGACGAAGAAGGCAATGCCGGATAAAAAAGGCAAGTGGATGATCAAGCTCAATCCACTAAAAGCTTCCTCTGAGGCTCGCGAAATGATTATCGAGGGGAATAATAAAATCACTCTTAGCGATGTACTCGTTGGTGAAGTGTGGCTCGCTTCAGGACAATCCAATATGGAATGGGATTTTATGCGTGTTGACAAGGCCGAACGCGAATACGCCATGAAGCATGCAGACAATAAACTGCTGAGGGCCTTTCATGTGAATGAGCATGTTACTTCTGGGGCCCCTCTTGATGACACCGCGGGGCTGTGGAAAACCAGCAATGATATGGTGGGGGAAAAGGGTATTAAACTCGGCCTCCAGAAAGGCATCTCGGCAGTAGGTTTCTGCTTCGCCCTCAAACTCCAGCAAGAACTTGGCGTGCCAGTAGCCTTTATCGACTCGAACTGGGGTGGACGAAGAATTGAGTCTTTTATTCCTGACGAAGGATATGAAGCTTTAGATTTGAAATACAGAAAGGGTGGAGAACTTAAAGCTGCTGATGTTAAGGATAAAATAGAGAAAAAGCTGAGCTCACTACTTGTTATTCTTGAGGATGTGAAGCAGGGAAAGGAGATTGATGGTAAGGTTCTTTCTTCAATGGGAATCAGGCAAAAGAAAGGTCAGAAAGTTAATGCTCAAGTCATTGAAAAAAAGATAGAGGACTTGCAAAATAATCTGTCACCTGCTCTTGAGGCTGCAAAACAAGGCCTCGTCATTCCAGTTAATCTTCATAGATTCCTGGGAGTTGCAGACAACGACATTTACAACGCCATGATTTCTCCTCTCACTCCCTTTGCAATAAAGGGAGCTATCTGGTACCAGGGGGAATCAAACCGCACTTCAAAAGATTATTTTCAGAAACTGCAGGCACTTTCAATAGGATGGTCAAAGGTATTCAATGTTAAAGATATTCCATTACACTTGGTCCAAATTGCACCTTTTCAATACGACAGAAAGAACCCAAAAAACACCACGCTTTGTGATAATATTTGGACCGCTCAATACGAAGGTGCTCAAGAGATTGCTGGAATGACTGTTGTGCCTATCCACGATACAAATATTCCTATTAACAATATTCACCCTCCACACAAATTGCCGCTAGGCAATCGCCTGGCATTACGAGCTTTGAAAGAGCAATATGGTAAAAATATTGTTGCTTCAGGTCCGAATTTTGCCGGAGTAAAACTTAAGGGTTCAAGCCTTGTAGTTTCTTTTGAAGGTATTGACCAGGGACTCAGTACTAAAGATGGTAAAGCACCAAGTCATTTTGAAGTCTCTGCCGACGGAAAAACTTTTGTCGCTGCCGAAGCAAAAATCGATGGCAGTTCTGTAATCGTTTCATCAGATGAGCTCTTGACTCCCAAGTATGTGAGAATGGGCTGGTATGAAACCGCCTTGCCAAACCTTCAGGATAAAAACGGCTGGCCCGTTTTTGCCTTCTCCGCAAAAGAAATCACAAAATAA
- a CDS encoding glycoside hydrolase family 95 protein — MITTKIIMSALFCASLQSAFANTAYDIKHDKPAMMQAKEKRFHPRDPVWQKYCLPIGNGKIGAMVYGGVEQERINFTIDSLWSGKVDKDQNIVDSHKGIDKLRSMLMNDEYDAAHKQAKQLIGSSASADKNFGTFQTFGDLVFDTGIKFESVSDYQRKLDINNALSVVEFTMGKHKYTRTAFVSHPDQCLVLRFEVSAGGSQNIKLGFETPNKDWVPRVNGNDIVISGKAAQNHMPVNARIRVKHEGGSLKSTAGIISVEGARVVEFYLAADTAFDYKAPNRIGEAPDQEVLETLNAATTKPYEQLLERHLNDFKELFDRVSLDLGDSSTELRNMPMEARLKSYGEHLEKSSNPDPDLVETLYQYGRYLLIASSRPGTLPANLQGVWNNSLTPPWAADYHININLQMNYWLAGPTNLIECEEPLLEFIESLVEPGRITAKEYFNSEGWMAYHATNIWGHTAPRVGRGKGQLTWKALSSCSLWLSHHLYEHFAYRQDKTQLREELWPVLAEAADFAAGYLHKLPDGTYTSMPSWSSEHGLISKGAITDIATTREILQCALECAQILGVNNERTEKWKNRKDNLLAYKIGQYGQLQEWYEDRDDPKDKHRHINHLWGLHPGTQISPLKTPELAKAALITLEHRGDGATGWSLGWKLNFWTRMRNGEKAMMLLNNLIKGKLYPNLFDVHPPFQIDGNFGATAGVTEMLLQSQERDSEGRYVLDILPALPASWPTGSVQGIKARGDFEVDISWEAGQIKSLSITSLKGKEFALRLNGEVKTKIHRPKSAEKMTWKF; from the coding sequence TTGATAACAACAAAAATCATAATGAGTGCCTTATTCTGCGCATCACTGCAATCAGCTTTTGCGAATACCGCATACGACATAAAACACGATAAGCCCGCAATGATGCAGGCAAAAGAAAAACGTTTTCATCCTCGAGATCCGGTCTGGCAGAAGTACTGTTTACCTATTGGTAATGGCAAAATTGGTGCCATGGTTTATGGCGGAGTTGAACAAGAACGCATTAACTTCACTATTGATAGCCTTTGGTCTGGAAAGGTCGATAAAGATCAGAATATTGTGGATAGTCACAAGGGTATAGATAAGCTTCGATCCATGCTCATGAATGATGAGTATGATGCCGCTCATAAGCAAGCTAAACAATTGATTGGTTCGTCAGCTAGCGCCGACAAAAACTTTGGTACTTTCCAAACTTTTGGTGACTTAGTCTTTGATACGGGAATCAAGTTTGAGTCGGTGAGCGATTACCAACGTAAGCTCGATATCAATAATGCCCTTTCCGTCGTTGAATTTACAATGGGTAAGCATAAATACACTCGTACGGCTTTTGTCTCACACCCCGATCAGTGCTTGGTGCTTAGATTCGAAGTATCCGCAGGGGGCTCACAAAATATAAAGCTCGGATTCGAAACACCCAACAAAGACTGGGTGCCCCGTGTCAATGGCAATGATATAGTTATTTCCGGAAAGGCTGCGCAGAACCACATGCCGGTCAATGCACGCATTCGTGTAAAGCATGAGGGCGGCAGCTTAAAATCTACAGCAGGCATCATTTCAGTGGAAGGCGCTCGAGTGGTAGAGTTTTACCTAGCAGCAGATACCGCTTTTGATTACAAGGCTCCCAATCGTATTGGAGAGGCTCCCGATCAAGAGGTTTTAGAAACCCTCAATGCTGCCACTACAAAACCCTATGAGCAGCTTTTGGAGAGACACCTAAATGACTTCAAGGAACTCTTTGATCGTGTCAGTTTAGATCTTGGTGATTCCAGTACAGAACTAAGAAATATGCCCATGGAGGCAAGGCTGAAATCCTATGGTGAGCATCTTGAAAAGAGCTCTAATCCAGACCCAGATTTAGTCGAGACTCTCTACCAATATGGTCGTTACCTATTGATTGCGAGTTCACGCCCCGGGACTTTGCCTGCAAATTTACAAGGTGTTTGGAACAATTCATTAACCCCTCCCTGGGCGGCGGATTATCATATCAATATTAACCTACAGATGAATTACTGGCTCGCAGGCCCGACTAACCTTATCGAATGCGAAGAGCCCTTGCTCGAGTTTATCGAATCTTTAGTTGAGCCGGGACGTATTACCGCAAAAGAATATTTCAATTCTGAGGGCTGGATGGCTTATCACGCCACAAATATCTGGGGTCATACCGCTCCACGTGTAGGCCGCGGAAAGGGGCAACTCACTTGGAAGGCCTTAAGTTCTTGCTCGCTTTGGCTCTCTCATCATCTCTATGAACATTTTGCCTATCGTCAGGATAAGACCCAGCTTAGAGAAGAACTTTGGCCCGTTTTAGCGGAGGCCGCAGATTTTGCAGCTGGCTACCTACATAAACTTCCTGATGGAACTTACACCTCTATGCCATCTTGGTCGTCAGAACACGGCCTCATTTCAAAGGGCGCTATTACAGATATTGCTACGACACGAGAGATCTTGCAATGTGCCTTGGAGTGTGCGCAGATACTCGGCGTTAATAACGAACGCACAGAGAAATGGAAAAATCGCAAAGATAATTTATTAGCCTATAAAATTGGTCAGTATGGCCAATTACAGGAGTGGTACGAAGATCGCGATGATCCCAAAGATAAGCACCGTCATATCAATCACTTGTGGGGACTGCATCCCGGAACACAAATTTCGCCTCTTAAAACTCCAGAGCTGGCAAAGGCTGCACTAATCACCCTAGAACATAGAGGAGATGGTGCAACGGGTTGGTCTTTGGGTTGGAAACTGAATTTTTGGACACGCATGCGCAATGGCGAAAAAGCGATGATGCTCTTGAACAATCTGATAAAAGGAAAGCTTTACCCCAATCTTTTTGATGTTCACCCCCCCTTTCAGATCGATGGTAATTTTGGTGCGACCGCAGGTGTGACGGAAATGTTACTCCAATCCCAGGAGCGCGATTCAGAAGGCCGCTATGTACTAGATATTTTACCCGCACTTCCCGCGTCATGGCCCACGGGTAGTGTGCAAGGCATTAAAGCACGTGGCGATTTCGAAGTCGATATTAGCTGGGAGGCGGGTCAAATAAAAAGCTTATCGATTACTTCACTCAAAGGCAAGGAGTTTGCTTTGCGCCTCAATGGTGAAGTCAAAACAAAAATTCACCGCCCCAAAAGCGCCGAAAAAATGACATGGAAATTTTAA
- a CDS encoding ThuA domain-containing protein: MKYIIITLITLLTSCAVDQKKTIKALYITGGCCHDYKSQQKIIPQGLAQRINIETDIIFAIKKEVMKEKLSKIDWAKGYDLVIYNICQSQESDSEFIDSITKLHHDGLGAIALHCSMHSYHWKIKGEKSWTKFLGVTSPNHGPKSKISVKPVAEHPIMKGFPKEWITPNGELYNISAMEKTMTPLAMGTRLEKGDKTPIPCIWVNQYGKGKVFATTLGHHNETMQSTEYLDMLSNAALWVTGQLD, translated from the coding sequence ATGAAATATATAATAATCACCCTGATCACGCTACTTACATCCTGTGCAGTAGACCAGAAAAAAACAATTAAAGCGCTTTATATCACCGGTGGCTGCTGTCACGACTACAAGAGTCAGCAAAAGATTATTCCCCAAGGCCTGGCACAAAGAATTAATATTGAAACTGACATTATTTTCGCCATAAAAAAAGAAGTAATGAAAGAAAAACTCAGTAAAATCGACTGGGCCAAGGGCTACGATCTGGTCATCTATAATATCTGTCAGTCCCAAGAATCTGACAGTGAGTTTATAGACTCTATCACCAAACTTCACCATGACGGGCTAGGCGCCATAGCGCTGCACTGCTCAATGCACTCTTATCACTGGAAGATTAAAGGAGAAAAGTCATGGACAAAATTCCTCGGTGTAACTTCACCGAATCACGGTCCAAAATCCAAGATTTCAGTCAAGCCTGTTGCTGAGCATCCAATCATGAAAGGTTTCCCCAAAGAGTGGATCACTCCAAATGGCGAGCTTTATAACATCAGCGCAATGGAAAAAACAATGACTCCTTTGGCTATGGGCACTCGTCTTGAAAAAGGTGACAAAACTCCAATCCCTTGTATCTGGGTCAACCAGTATGGCAAAGGCAAAGTTTTTGCTACTACCTTAGGACATCATAACGAAACTATGCAGTCTACTGAGTATCTCGACATGCTTTCCAACGCAGCTCTTTGGGTAACAGGTCAACTGGACTAA
- a CDS encoding DUF1552 domain-containing protein, which translates to MSLITNLMNRRSFLKTSSCLLALPYLDSMAANTPSSIPKRMIFLGGGYGFTHAHHGTNNESFFPEQAGKFVDMGLTHSMKALERHKNDITMVRNLTNLGVSNPHGGSQFHLSCGSYREHEAGISCDQIAANTIGKDCRFRSLVLSGNDHMPGQGAGHGSGYSLSSDERGRSIPALNSPLELYKTLFAQEGDSSDTVIKRLNKRQSVLDLVHKDATSVQRKLASEDSEKLDQYFTSVREIEQTLSREKAWANVPKQQAPFGPPTEGMDGAKEVNLIYDMMIIALQSDMTRVITYRQPVASVIKSLGISLSPHSLSHYGSSGDSRVASEKRDAKIMELYAGFIDRLKRTKDTQGQSLFDSTIVNYGSNLKTGHGTQDVPAILSGGGAKDIRKGEHIILEEENTSLGKYWLTLLQQAGVKIDKFNYDNKNLPQILV; encoded by the coding sequence ATGTCACTTATAACAAATTTAATGAATCGTCGTTCATTTCTAAAAACGAGTAGCTGTTTATTGGCCTTACCTTATCTAGACTCTATGGCGGCTAACACACCTAGCTCTATCCCCAAGAGAATGATTTTTCTAGGCGGGGGTTATGGCTTTACTCATGCCCATCATGGCACAAATAATGAAAGTTTTTTTCCGGAACAAGCAGGTAAGTTTGTAGATATGGGACTGACGCATTCAATGAAAGCCTTGGAACGTCATAAAAATGATATTACAATGGTGAGGAATTTAACTAATTTAGGTGTGAGCAACCCTCACGGGGGGAGCCAGTTTCACTTAAGTTGCGGTAGCTACCGTGAACATGAAGCGGGCATCTCATGCGATCAGATTGCCGCCAACACGATTGGTAAAGATTGTCGCTTTCGGTCATTGGTACTTTCAGGGAATGACCATATGCCTGGTCAAGGTGCCGGTCATGGCAGTGGCTACTCTTTATCTTCTGATGAACGTGGCCGTTCCATTCCAGCTTTAAACTCGCCTTTGGAATTATATAAGACTTTATTTGCTCAAGAGGGTGACTCCAGTGACACTGTTATTAAGCGTTTAAACAAACGTCAGAGTGTCCTAGATCTTGTTCATAAAGATGCCACAAGTGTGCAGCGAAAGCTTGCCAGTGAAGATTCGGAAAAGTTAGATCAGTACTTCACCTCAGTAAGAGAAATTGAGCAGACTTTAAGTCGTGAAAAGGCATGGGCCAATGTCCCCAAGCAGCAAGCGCCTTTTGGCCCTCCGACTGAAGGCATGGATGGAGCAAAAGAAGTTAATCTGATTTACGATATGATGATCATTGCGCTACAATCAGATATGACTCGCGTGATTACTTACCGCCAGCCCGTGGCCTCTGTGATTAAAAGCTTAGGTATATCTCTGTCTCCTCACAGCTTGAGTCACTACGGCAGTTCAGGCGATAGCCGAGTTGCCTCTGAAAAGAGAGATGCGAAGATTATGGAGCTTTATGCGGGCTTTATTGATCGTTTGAAGCGTACCAAAGATACTCAAGGTCAAAGCTTATTTGATAGTACGATTGTGAACTATGGTTCAAACCTTAAGACGGGTCACGGGACTCAGGATGTTCCGGCGATTCTTTCTGGCGGTGGTGCGAAAGACATCAGGAAGGGTGAGCATATCATTCTTGAAGAAGAGAATACTTCTCTTGGTAAATACTGGCTCACCTTACTTCAGCAGGCTGGAGTGAAAATTGATAAGTTTAATTACGATAATAAAAATCTTCCACAAATTTTAGTTTAA
- a CDS encoding DUF1588 domain-containing protein — protein sequence MILNFSNGPLAGEKLEFSEAIITIGSNECNSLVISAPGISAQHASLRKYDGQWFIIDNDSTNGVYINGAKVDRQGEVLDGSTINLVNIEFKVELSTSKSSLLKEGKVLTLNINNIRNKKLRDRKLNAKKKTESSKKLCIAVLLALLLVGCIYGSKGNVERANSARGTSVESKQELAGDKGEESETAPLVNKEKPEQFNHEVNFDTQVLKPFIEEHCISCHGTKKQKGSTRFDHLDYVVSDNYEAFEYQDILDVLNTGDMPPEEETQPKKEELELVIKELTEGLFVARKQLASKGGKVTMRRLTRREYGATIRDIFGLEPEPKKIPADEGVENFDTVGIRQDFNSKHIDHYYELAREVLQTSFKLAGKKETFKIVETQPEERTNGHIQRFLDEHAHKPKGSGKVYRLSRNNEAYIKLPKYKEGVYLAQPIRHLGYSFGIDPRAKYKISVKSGVHGQVAPFRRYVRLQLGRSEDLAGVIRVNGTEDNPTESTIEITPKTLKEKIGGYVAEDRSGAWLSHYLSFIERYEGVDAKKEGLIWIDSFKCEGPYYPEERSFFDKLLCPEEPTPEKPSVMVWNDASVNELLEKFTYEAFRHKTPSDDFIIGLNEFHKKQRKLGSSFEEALIDTLAVVLSSPSFLFLNEDSPKQISNKDKAIRMSYFLTSSPPDKALYKKFNQASVTETSQREEIDRLLEKTNYRDFSEGFASQWADFTRFDNITVNSKQYPTFNMGLRYSMKQEVIHYFQEMLRNNLPISNLVKSDFVTINAQLATLYGIPNMTSNKFESVKLPENSPRGGFLSQGVFLLSGSNGERSSPTIRGMMLLNRFMNKTVPPPPPNVPELGAESDEVLTTRKLVELHQSQVQCASCHRDMDNMGLAMENFDVIGRWRDTERVSRDHIPIKIDGAFADGNAFQTYGEFQSHLLSYEEKLARNMIESLLVYSLGRDIEFTDMPHIDEIITNTRGQNFRIKDMIYAVIESPIFIKN from the coding sequence GTGATACTCAATTTTTCAAATGGTCCTCTGGCAGGGGAAAAATTAGAGTTTAGTGAAGCAATTATTACCATTGGCAGTAATGAATGTAATTCATTAGTAATTTCAGCCCCAGGCATCTCAGCTCAACATGCTTCTTTGAGAAAATATGATGGGCAATGGTTCATTATTGATAATGATAGCACCAATGGAGTGTATATTAATGGAGCGAAAGTTGATCGTCAGGGCGAAGTTTTAGATGGTAGCACCATCAATCTTGTAAATATTGAATTTAAAGTTGAATTGAGTACGTCAAAATCTTCTTTACTTAAAGAAGGCAAAGTACTTACGCTGAATATAAACAATATTAGAAATAAAAAATTAAGGGATAGAAAATTGAATGCTAAAAAGAAGACTGAGTCTTCAAAGAAACTCTGTATTGCTGTGTTACTTGCACTGCTACTTGTCGGTTGTATCTATGGCTCGAAAGGAAATGTCGAAAGAGCAAATTCCGCTCGTGGCACAAGCGTAGAATCTAAGCAGGAGCTAGCTGGAGATAAAGGCGAGGAGAGCGAAACTGCGCCCCTTGTCAATAAAGAAAAACCTGAGCAGTTTAATCATGAAGTTAACTTTGATACCCAGGTCCTTAAGCCCTTCATAGAAGAGCATTGTATTTCATGTCATGGCACGAAGAAACAAAAGGGGAGTACGCGTTTTGATCATCTTGATTATGTCGTTTCTGATAACTACGAAGCTTTTGAGTACCAAGATATACTTGATGTCTTAAATACAGGTGATATGCCACCAGAAGAAGAAACTCAGCCAAAAAAAGAAGAGCTTGAGCTCGTGATCAAGGAATTGACCGAGGGCTTATTTGTCGCACGTAAACAGCTTGCTTCTAAAGGTGGAAAAGTGACCATGCGTCGCTTAACGCGTCGAGAATATGGAGCAACCATAAGAGATATCTTTGGCTTAGAGCCTGAACCAAAGAAAATCCCAGCAGATGAAGGAGTTGAAAACTTTGATACGGTTGGAATTCGTCAAGACTTTAACTCCAAGCACATAGATCATTATTATGAACTGGCTAGAGAGGTTCTACAAACAAGTTTTAAATTGGCTGGAAAAAAAGAAACTTTTAAGATAGTGGAAACTCAACCAGAAGAACGTACCAATGGTCATATACAAAGGTTTTTAGATGAACATGCACACAAACCAAAAGGATCAGGTAAAGTTTACAGGCTGTCCAGGAATAATGAGGCCTACATTAAATTACCTAAGTATAAAGAGGGAGTCTACCTGGCTCAACCGATCCGGCATTTAGGTTATAGCTTTGGGATTGATCCTCGCGCCAAGTACAAGATCAGTGTGAAGTCCGGAGTTCATGGTCAGGTAGCACCTTTTAGGCGTTATGTAAGATTGCAATTAGGTAGAAGTGAAGACTTAGCTGGCGTGATTCGCGTTAATGGTACAGAAGATAATCCCACAGAAAGTACGATAGAAATCACACCAAAAACTCTAAAAGAGAAAATTGGTGGATATGTTGCGGAAGATCGTTCAGGTGCCTGGCTATCTCATTACCTTAGCTTTATTGAGCGCTATGAGGGTGTTGATGCGAAGAAAGAAGGTTTGATCTGGATTGATTCCTTTAAATGTGAAGGTCCTTACTACCCAGAAGAAAGAAGCTTCTTTGACAAGTTGCTTTGTCCCGAGGAGCCGACTCCTGAAAAACCTTCCGTCATGGTCTGGAATGATGCCAGCGTAAATGAGCTTTTAGAAAAATTCACCTATGAAGCTTTTAGGCATAAAACTCCCTCAGATGATTTCATAATTGGGCTCAATGAATTTCATAAGAAGCAGCGAAAATTGGGCTCTAGTTTTGAAGAAGCCTTGATCGATACTCTCGCGGTTGTTTTGTCCTCACCAAGCTTTTTATTCTTGAATGAAGATAGTCCGAAGCAAATCTCTAATAAAGACAAAGCGATAAGGATGTCTTACTTCCTCACGAGCTCTCCCCCCGATAAAGCATTATATAAAAAATTCAATCAAGCCTCAGTCACCGAGACTTCTCAAAGAGAGGAGATTGATCGACTTCTAGAAAAAACTAATTATCGAGATTTTAGTGAAGGCTTTGCAAGTCAGTGGGCGGACTTTACACGCTTTGATAATATAACGGTTAATTCGAAGCAATATCCTACTTTTAATATGGGCTTGCGCTATTCAATGAAGCAGGAAGTGATTCATTATTTCCAAGAAATGCTTCGCAATAATCTGCCGATTTCAAATCTTGTTAAATCAGATTTTGTGACGATCAACGCGCAATTGGCCACTCTTTATGGTATTCCCAATATGACGAGTAATAAATTTGAATCAGTTAAGCTTCCAGAAAATTCACCTAGAGGTGGCTTTCTGTCTCAGGGAGTCTTTTTATTATCGGGTTCAAATGGCGAACGCTCTTCACCTACAATTCGCGGTATGATGCTACTTAATCGCTTCATGAATAAAACAGTTCCTCCTCCGCCTCCAAATGTTCCTGAATTAGGGGCAGAAAGTGATGAAGTTTTGACGACTCGCAAACTAGTGGAGCTGCATCAATCACAAGTGCAGTGTGCATCTTGTCACAGAGACATGGATAATATGGGACTGGCGATGGAAAACTTTGATGTCATTGGACGTTGGCGCGATACGGAAAGGGTTTCTAGAGATCATATTCCGATCAAAATTGATGGCGCATTTGCCGATGGCAATGCTTTTCAGACCTATGGTGAATTTCAAAGTCATTTACTTAGCTATGAAGAAAAACTCGCCAGGAACATGATCGAATCACTTTTGGTATATAGTTTAGGTAGAGATATCGAATTTACTGACATGCCCCATATAGATGAAATCATCACTAACACTAGAGGGCAAAATTTCCGTATTAAAGATATGATTTACGCCGTCATCGAAAGTCCAATTTTTATCAAGAATTAA
- a CDS encoding DUF1552 domain-containing protein yields MSIIKNISRRSFLISSAACLALPTLEAEAAKSKNTPKKFLCVGLGYGFSDTHFYPKTVGSFAKIGLEESMKPLSPFIDEITMVEKLRNFGYHSAHDGSTQFLRAMGPVSADILAGTYLSKEARYKNIVLNTSDFSDGHSKGLSYDFRGGYIPGFRRNLDLYKTLFSSNESKAQLIQRIKQKRSVLDSKKIDYNNFSSQLTKSDKVKLDEYFQSIRQMEYELKRELDWVAVPKPKAPYPFPDTKLGGKTKYAAKRDGIKDVKLSYDLIALAFQSGQTNVASLAIPNTALLTGLGINTTIHGVSHYNSSQQMRTWAEQRDKTNMELFAYGIKKLKETKDVNGQNLFDNTAFICGSNLRSGHGNRDMPFFVTGGAIAGLKKGHNVRPHEKKVPLANALLTILNELGVDVKNFGQSTGRETSFLA; encoded by the coding sequence ATGAGCATTATTAAAAATATTTCTAGAAGATCTTTTTTAATTTCTTCTGCGGCCTGTTTAGCGCTTCCTACACTTGAAGCGGAGGCAGCTAAATCAAAAAATACTCCCAAAAAATTCCTGTGCGTTGGTTTAGGCTATGGTTTTTCAGATACACATTTTTACCCTAAGACAGTGGGGAGCTTTGCCAAAATTGGCCTTGAAGAAAGCATGAAGCCTCTCAGCCCCTTTATAGATGAAATAACTATGGTCGAAAAGCTAAGGAATTTTGGCTATCATTCAGCCCACGATGGCAGCACCCAGTTTTTGAGAGCCATGGGTCCCGTCTCTGCAGATATTCTTGCAGGAACCTACTTAAGTAAAGAGGCTCGTTATAAAAATATTGTTCTAAATACATCTGACTTTAGCGATGGACATAGCAAGGGCTTATCTTATGACTTTAGGGGTGGTTATATACCTGGTTTCCGAAGAAATTTGGATTTGTATAAAACTCTGTTCAGTAGCAATGAAAGTAAAGCACAGTTAATCCAGCGTATAAAGCAAAAGAGAAGTGTTTTAGATTCAAAAAAGATAGATTATAATAATTTTTCCAGCCAGCTTACAAAATCTGATAAAGTTAAACTTGATGAGTATTTTCAGTCAATTCGTCAAATGGAATACGAACTGAAAAGAGAACTTGACTGGGTCGCTGTACCAAAACCAAAGGCACCATACCCATTTCCTGATACAAAACTTGGTGGTAAGACTAAATACGCCGCTAAAAGAGATGGTATAAAAGATGTCAAACTGTCTTATGATTTGATTGCCCTGGCTTTTCAGTCGGGTCAGACAAACGTCGCTTCCTTGGCCATACCGAACACGGCTCTGCTGACTGGTTTAGGTATTAATACTACTATCCACGGTGTATCTCACTACAATTCAAGTCAACAGATGAGGACTTGGGCGGAACAAAGAGATAAAACGAATATGGAACTCTTTGCTTATGGTATTAAAAAGCTTAAAGAGACAAAGGATGTCAATGGTCAAAACCTTTTTGACAATACGGCCTTTATCTGTGGATCGAATCTAAGGAGTGGTCACGGCAACCGAGATATGCCATTTTTCGTCACAGGTGGAGCGATTGCAGGCTTAAAGAAAGGACACAATGTGCGCCCTCATGAGAAGAAAGTTCCTCTAGCAAACGCTTTACTGACTATTCTCAATGAACTTGGGGTAGATGTTAAAAACTTTGGTCAAAGTACAGGCAGAGAGACTTCATTTTTAGCTTAG